In Ptychodera flava strain L36383 chromosome 6, AS_Pfla_20210202, whole genome shotgun sequence, the sequence GGAAGACTGGCCTTCTCTACTATGTTACTAGCTAATCTGTTGTTAACTACGACGGACCTTCGCAGGACTTTTACAATTGTGATGTGAACTGTATTCCAAATGGAGCAGAGGCGACCTTCCAGAGAGGTAACAAATAACTGATAATCTAATCAGCTGATTGAAATTGAATCATACAACCCTTTGATTACCATCCATTGGGCTCTAACAGTCTAACTCAccgcatggaggtaggaagagccTGTCATTGGTACTGCTTTCGATAGTGTTTTGAGTAATAGGTCACAGCTTATATAAGTTTCTCATGTAGTATGTATACCGCTTGTTTTGCATTAAAGTGACGGCAAGTTGGCAGGAGGATCCCGGGGACAGCATTGAGGTAGTAGCGGAGAAAGGTATGACTATCCCAATTATGGTCACGGTGGATTAGAAAGTAGACTATCCCATTAGTTTAATTGGTTAATAGATTTGTCCCTTTGTGTTCATGTCGTTTGTACTGGGATGAGCATAAGACATGGTATAGGCGTGTCGGCGAGGGGCGTGTACATCATTGTATGATGGAAGTAATTTTCTGGATGTGTATATTATACTACGTTGGACAACAATCGTTATTTGAATTTCAGTCCGGACTGTGCTTGAATAAAGTACATATATCTGTGTTCTGAGCTTCAGTGGCGGTACCAACTTCAATCTTTATAGACTGCTAATCCCTCAACAGGCATTGCACAAAAGAGCCTCCAGAAATTAATACCCGTGTGTTAGTACCTACAAATATGTTTCAAGGTCTAATACTGCCCAACTGTTTCTTGCATAACCTTGGGATACAAGGTTTTGCCAAAACTATTGTACTTTAAGGCTAAAGTAGTAAAAGTTCccttgttgatttgtttcaaatCGTTATTGAGTGGCGCCAATTCTCCCACAGGAATGTGCATTTTAAGGTAGATTAAGAACCTACTGCACATTTTTTTGTTGTGTACCAAAATTGACATGCTGAAGGAGACTGTCTTGTGTCCTTCAGAAAGAGTAAATATGCTAGACTTTCTGTAAACCCCTAAAATTCTAGAAGCAACTTGTATTTTCTATAACAACAATATCcatattttgctcatttgcTCAATAAAGTCATGTCCATCACAACTCAAAAAACAGAAGTGAACTCATCTACTGCCACAAAATATCTTCTTAACccaacattttgttttgtagtTTTGATAAAACCATAAGCTGTTCTTTTCTGGAAAAGGAAAATCTATGTGGAAAGTTAAatcaatatttctatttttctattttgCTGGTAAAGTAGGTATTGATATACCAGCAGAGTACATTGAACTCTAGGCATGATGTTATTCTGTTTTCTgtttgaaaaacagcaaatgcTGAAGAAATAAAGTtaacttttcatatttctttaattttcagatgaaaaaaattgccgaCAAGGAAAGAGAGAATGACACAGGCAGCTTCTATGATTCCATACAAACCAAAGATGAAGAAAATCTTCTGAACGCTTCCATAGATTCAGTGACTCCACAGTGCAAAGACCCCAAACATCTGTTCAGTCACTTCGTCAAAGGATTTCTTGCCGTATTTTATTTATCTCTAGTAGCAGTGGCAGGGATTGTTGCCTACAATACCATCAATGTTTACGTTGAATCACAGAAGAGGCCTGTTACTTCCATCACGTACAAAGAAATGCAAGTTTATCCAGCACCTGGTGAGTTGTTTTTATTCAAGTTGTGTTTCAATATTATTCTCTCAAAGAGGGACTCACTGTCGTTTTTTATGGAGTGAATTATAACAGATATTTTTCCATTCTAGTGATTATATTTAAAATAGCCACTGTGATTGTTGAAGTTGTTGTATTGATTGAAGTTTGCGTGGTTCAGTCAGTTTTCATAGATTGTTAACAGGTCCTCAGCATACTTTCACAATTCTACCAGAGAATTTGAATCCTGCATATGTCAGTTCTTATGGTGTTTAACCTTCATTCCATTCAATCATTTACCAGTACATGGATGACCGTTCACTTCTGACAGCATTACTTAAAACTTTCAGCTGCTGCCAAGCTCCATGTATCTGAAAAGCTCCTGAACTTGTCACACATCTGGCTTTTGTTGCAGGCATTGTCATTTACTCATCCGACATCAACGCTGTCTTCCTCAGCTGCGGACATTACTACAATGACATTGTTGAACCGCCCACGTTGGATCCCAACCATAAAAACTGTACGTTTGTGGACATCAGCTATCCTAACCCTTACTTTCCTGAGAGGTTTCGCAAGGCAGTGGTTTTCAGAGGACCCACAAAGTTACAAAAGAAGGAGATATTGTTCATAAACTTTAGTCTGAACTTGACTGCCAGGAATTTTAGTGGCATAGAATATTTGCTGTTCCCTAATTGGTACGGTTTCTGGAACAGGTGAGTGAGAAATCCTTTGTACATGTTCTGTGTGAAAAGATGACTCATAAGAATGTTATTGGAAAGCAGAATAAAGGAATTAGAGTACTGAATATGGGGTGTTGCTGTggatttttaaacaaatttagtGTTCAACATTCACACCAACTTTCAATCCGTATTTTGCCATGGCTAATGTAACAAAACTCATGTATGAATGTGACGCTTTGGGCGTAAACCTGACCACATCAAATTAACCCATTACTATGGGTGCTCTACTTCCAATTGTATATCAACTATAAGAATATAAGTATCCAAGCCCTTCACTGCTTTTTTAAGCCATAAAACAATAGGAGTTAGCTGGTGTACTGGCCATTTTCTGGCATATCATTGGTCATGCTAATATTGATCTTAGCTTCAAAGAACAACTACTTCAATGAAGGTAAGGTAGAGTGGGCCCTGCATGAGAAACCAGTATGAAAGGCTTACGAtgacatttttatcaataaAGCTAGTTGATTTTACATTCATGACATGTGAAATTTGTATAGACATGTAATTCCATAAGTGTGTATAAAATTTCTAGTGTTGCTTATCACAGTTTATGTTTAGATTTCATATCCATGACAATGTGTCAGAGATAACATTCTCATGTCAGCTACTTAAGATAATTTATTGACAGTTAACCTACACGCTTCTGTACTGTATCAAAAGTGAGAGATGGTATGTATACAAGTGTGACAGATGTCCCAGTGCTATCAAGATATGGTATCAGCAGACCACTTGCTCCAGTTTGCCTTTAAAAGCTGTGTTTATGCTTTCATtgtaaataatgtttttttaCCTTCTGCAATTCTTTCTGGTAGTTCTGATAAGGCCAAATTTATTCGAGAATGTGACATCAACAACCCAACGTGGACCTTTTCAGGTGGTATGCTGACATGGATTAAGCTAGCCCTGACAGAAACTTATTACCTTGACAACTCACGTGACTCAGAATTTGACGTAGAGGTCAGTAGATACTGTGTTGTTACATGTATTGACAGTATAGTAAGCTTATACCTACTCTAGACACAGGCAGTGTGTCATTCATTGATCTGTTTATTATCCATTGGCATATGTTCATATATCTGGTACACAGATGCATACAGATCAACATTAACTTAAAGTAAGACCTGTAACCCTAGGTCCTTGACCTCTGAATATTActtgaagtgttgaatttaatTGAACATAGTCTGGACTTTTTATAATTCACTTTCATCAATGAGAAATGTAGCATACAAACTACTCCCAACCTCACATAACTAAAATTGGCTTTGCTTGCTTGTGGCCTATACCAAGCAGGCATCAAGATTGCCAGATTTGCTGTGATATTGATCGAGAGGGCTTATtataaatacaaaatggatTTTCTGATCTCTGATGTGCATGCTCACAACTATAAAACAAAACTTTCACTTCCTACATGTTTATCAAAAAAGTCTCACTAAAATGAGAATTTTGAGATCATTTCCCCAGTTGTGCTTTTATCCTTGATATTTTATCTATTTGGccagacaaaataaatttttcataaaaacaatatttttttcatctgGCTTaaatcttggctttctaaactTCCTGTCAGTGGAAGCTAAGCTTCCTTTGCTGATTCTCATACAAGTAATGATTCTAAAAGATATTCTTCCCCACTTTTTCCAACACAGGATttgtagacagattttgttgtcatgatttttttgccattttatgtCTGTCATCTTAGACATTTTATCACTATCATTAACTCTAGGATGTATATACTGTGtatttaatttctaatttctttgaaatatttttgaagtcTTGATAAGCAGAAGTGGCCATGAGTAATATGAGAAGCCTTCCTGTCTTATGTACGTCATACTTGAATAAGTATTGAGATATATGGTACATTCCCTTTTTATTTGTATGTAGCTTTTCCTGTTCTGATATTTCCATTCGAAAATAAAACTCTGTATACATTTCCTTTTCCCAGGCCTCCATGGTGAAATACAACGACCCCAGGCCACCGAGTGAAAAAATGAATGAACTTTTCTTCGTAATGTTTCAATGGAGAGACAAGTTTATCACAGAAGCTCACCTTGTAACGACGGTGTCTCCATGGAACACTATAGGAGTACTGTGTGGTGTTTTTCTAACACTTATCAAAGCTGGTGAATTCGCCACAAAGTCTATTAAATGGCTTGTCAAGGCTAGGAGAAGCTTTCAAGATCAAAGACGACCAAAAAGATGAGAAATTATATACATACTAGTATGCATATTGAATGGTGCCTTTCTGTACAGATTAAAATAAGCAATATATTCTTCGTTCAAAATACTTGTCTTGTGAAAAGGTTCATAAAAAGGGTTATAAATTATTATTTAAACAGCAGACTATGCATGAACTAAAATCAGGTTTACAATTAAGAActaaattttaagttttttctGCATGTACAATTATACTGTAACGGGTTGAGAAATAAACCTACTATGCTAAGGACACTGCTTTAAGTGTTGAACAATCTTCAGACAACTA encodes:
- the LOC139134940 gene encoding proton-activated chloride channel-like isoform X1 yields the protein MEQRRPSREMKKIADKERENDTGSFYDSIQTKDEENLLNASIDSVTPQCKDPKHLFSHFVKGFLAVFYLSLVAVAGIVAYNTINVYVESQKRPVTSITYKEMQVYPAPGIVIYSSDINAVFLSCGHYYNDIVEPPTLDPNHKNCTFVDISYPNPYFPERFRKAVVFRGPTKLQKKEILFINFSLNLTARNFSGIEYLLFPNWYGFWNSSDKAKFIRECDINNPTWTFSGGMLTWIKLALTETYYLDNSRDSEFDVEASMVKYNDPRPPSEKMNELFFVMFQWRDKFITEAHLVTTVSPWNTIGVLCGVFLTLIKAGEFATKSIKWLVKARRSFQDQRRPKR
- the LOC139134940 gene encoding proton-activated chloride channel-like isoform X2, with the protein product MKKIADKERENDTGSFYDSIQTKDEENLLNASIDSVTPQCKDPKHLFSHFVKGFLAVFYLSLVAVAGIVAYNTINVYVESQKRPVTSITYKEMQVYPAPGIVIYSSDINAVFLSCGHYYNDIVEPPTLDPNHKNCTFVDISYPNPYFPERFRKAVVFRGPTKLQKKEILFINFSLNLTARNFSGIEYLLFPNWYGFWNSSDKAKFIRECDINNPTWTFSGGMLTWIKLALTETYYLDNSRDSEFDVEASMVKYNDPRPPSEKMNELFFVMFQWRDKFITEAHLVTTVSPWNTIGVLCGVFLTLIKAGEFATKSIKWLVKARRSFQDQRRPKR